Proteins from a genomic interval of Stenotrophomonas sp. 24(2023):
- the ftsX gene encoding permease-like cell division protein FtsX, with translation MGKNDNTEAAAPSRLGVWIQHHVHSVVFSLGRACRKPWATLLTVMVMALALALPLGLSIALDNLKQFAGSVQQSRDINLFLKADIDSPGALRLAGQLRDRADVSHVTVRSPDEGLEELRQAGLGDSIDALHDNPLPSLLVVTPGNGKDDAALAKALEALPEADLVQHDALWRKRLDAWLAFGARLVQVLSALLGLGAVLVVGNTVRLDIQARREEIGVLQLLGASDGFIRRPFLYLGAWYGLGAGAVALGLIGIAGAALRAPLAELSGSYGSPFVLHGLDLLHGSLVLLGTLLLGWLGAWLVTGHFLRQTRPTDT, from the coding sequence ATGGGCAAGAACGACAACACCGAAGCTGCCGCACCCTCGCGTCTGGGCGTCTGGATCCAGCACCACGTGCACAGCGTGGTGTTCAGCCTGGGCCGTGCCTGCCGCAAGCCCTGGGCCACGCTGCTGACCGTGATGGTCATGGCGCTGGCGCTGGCCCTGCCGCTGGGCCTGTCGATCGCGCTGGACAACCTCAAGCAGTTCGCCGGCAGCGTGCAGCAGTCGCGCGACATCAACCTGTTCCTGAAGGCGGACATCGACAGCCCGGGTGCGCTGCGCCTGGCCGGCCAGCTGCGCGACCGTGCCGACGTGTCCCATGTCACCGTGCGCAGCCCGGATGAAGGATTGGAAGAACTGCGCCAGGCCGGCCTGGGCGATTCCATCGATGCCCTGCATGACAACCCGCTGCCGTCGCTGCTGGTGGTGACCCCGGGCAACGGAAAGGACGATGCCGCGCTGGCCAAGGCGCTCGAGGCACTGCCCGAGGCGGACCTGGTGCAGCACGATGCACTGTGGCGCAAGCGCCTGGATGCCTGGCTGGCGTTCGGCGCGCGGCTGGTGCAGGTGTTGTCGGCCCTGCTGGGGCTGGGCGCGGTGCTGGTGGTGGGCAACACCGTGCGCCTGGACATCCAGGCGCGCCGTGAGGAAATCGGCGTGCTGCAGCTGCTCGGTGCCAGCGACGGCTTCATCCGCCGCCCGTTCCTGTACCTGGGCGCGTGGTACGGCCTGGGGGCCGGCGCGGTGGCGCTGGGCCTGATCGGCATTGCCGGGGCGGCGCTGCGCGCGCCGCTGGCCGAGCTGTCCGGCAGCTACGGCAGCCCGTTCGTGCTGCATGGGCTGGACCTGCTGCATGGCAGCCTGGTGCTGCTGGGCACGCTGCTGCTGGGCTGGCTGGGTGCCTGGCTGGTGACGGGGCACTTCCTGCGCCAGACCCGCCCGACCGACACCTGA
- the ftsE gene encoding cell division ATP-binding protein FtsE: MSVLRFDNVSKQYAGGHEALVDVSFEVAPGEMLFVTGHSGAGKSTLLKLIHLDERPSRGAVVFDERNLLKVRGGDIPRHRRAVGAVYQDHRLLMDRSIAENVALPLILRGTRRSDIGKRVRSVLERMGLGHREKALPSQLSAGEQQRVGIARAIVGEPKLLVADEPTGNLDPTLAAEIMSLFAELPARGTSVLVVSHDLPLLRHMRKRVLILDHGRLVDDISPQDLAE; this comes from the coding sequence ATGAGCGTCCTGCGATTCGACAACGTCAGCAAACAGTACGCCGGTGGCCACGAGGCACTGGTCGATGTCAGCTTCGAGGTGGCCCCGGGCGAGATGCTGTTCGTCACCGGTCACTCCGGCGCGGGCAAAAGCACCCTGCTCAAGCTGATCCACCTGGACGAGCGGCCCAGCCGCGGTGCGGTGGTGTTCGACGAGCGCAACCTGCTGAAGGTGCGCGGCGGCGACATTCCCCGCCATCGCCGCGCGGTCGGCGCGGTCTACCAGGACCACCGCCTGCTGATGGACCGCTCCATCGCCGAGAACGTGGCCCTGCCGCTGATCCTGCGCGGCACCCGCCGCAGTGATATCGGCAAGCGCGTGCGCTCGGTGCTGGAACGCATGGGCCTGGGCCATCGTGAAAAGGCATTGCCCTCGCAGCTGTCGGCCGGCGAGCAGCAGCGCGTCGGCATCGCCCGGGCGATCGTCGGTGAACCCAAGCTGCTGGTGGCCGATGAACCCACCGGCAACCTCGACCCGACGCTGGCGGCGGAAATCATGTCCCTGTTCGCCGAACTGCCGGCGCGCGGCACCAGCGTGCTGGTGGTCAGCCACGACCTGCCGCTGCTGCGCCACATGCGCAAGCGCGTGCTGATCCTGGACCACGGCCGGCTGGTGGATGACATTTCGCCGCAGGATCTGGCGGAGTAA
- the rhlB gene encoding ATP-dependent RNA helicase RhlB — protein MSDKPLTDLTFSSFELYPALQAGLEGAGFTRCTPIQALTLPVALAGGDVAGQAQTGTGKTLAFLVAVVNRLLSRPALADRKPEDPRALILAPTRELAIQIHKDAVKFGSDLGLRFALVYGGVDYDKQREILQQGVDVIIATPGRLIDYVKQHKVVSLHACEICVLDEADRMFDLGFIKDIRFLLRRMPERTTRQTLLFSATLSHRVLELAYEHMNEPQKLVVEAETITAARVRQRIYFPADDEKIPLLLGLLSRSEGARTMVFVNTKVFVERVARSLEKAGYRVGVLSGDVPQKKRESLLNRFQKGQLEILVATDVAARGLHIDGIKYVYNYDLPFDAEDYVHRIGRTARLGEEGDAISFACERYAMGLPDIEAYIEQKIPSEPVTKELLTALPRPERPAPAAGEDGEENESVGQIFREAREARAAEEERRGGGRSGSRSGSGRGERRDGERSGERRPRGPRKPRVEGEQAAATPVEGAEAAVAQAPRPPRPPRAEGAPEGAVDGERKPRKRRRRRHGRPVEGAEGAQANAGNGTSPVTPVQVVATPVRTAATSGDSFLTRIGRKIRRMLSGN, from the coding sequence ATGAGCGACAAACCGCTGACCGATTTGACCTTTTCTTCCTTCGAGCTGTATCCGGCCCTGCAGGCCGGCCTTGAAGGCGCTGGTTTCACCCGCTGCACGCCCATCCAGGCGCTGACCCTGCCGGTCGCGCTGGCCGGTGGCGACGTTGCCGGCCAGGCCCAGACCGGCACGGGCAAGACCCTGGCCTTCCTGGTGGCTGTCGTGAACCGCCTGTTGAGCCGCCCGGCGCTGGCCGATCGCAAGCCGGAAGACCCGCGCGCGCTGATCCTGGCCCCGACCCGCGAGCTGGCCATCCAGATCCACAAGGACGCGGTGAAGTTCGGTTCCGACCTGGGCCTGCGTTTCGCGCTGGTCTACGGCGGTGTGGACTACGACAAGCAGCGCGAGATCCTGCAGCAGGGCGTGGACGTGATCATCGCCACCCCGGGCCGCCTGATCGACTACGTGAAGCAGCACAAGGTGGTGTCGCTGCACGCCTGCGAGATCTGCGTGCTGGACGAAGCCGACCGCATGTTCGACCTGGGCTTCATCAAGGACATCCGCTTCCTGCTGCGCCGCATGCCCGAGCGCACCACCCGCCAGACCCTGCTGTTCAGCGCCACCCTCAGCCACCGCGTGCTGGAGCTGGCCTACGAGCACATGAACGAGCCGCAGAAGCTGGTGGTCGAAGCCGAGACCATCACCGCTGCCCGCGTGCGCCAGCGCATCTACTTCCCGGCCGATGACGAGAAGATCCCGCTGCTGCTGGGCCTGCTGTCGCGCAGCGAAGGCGCGCGCACCATGGTCTTCGTCAACACCAAGGTGTTCGTCGAGCGCGTGGCGCGTTCGCTGGAAAAGGCCGGTTACCGCGTCGGCGTGCTGTCCGGCGATGTGCCGCAGAAGAAGCGCGAGAGCCTGCTCAACCGCTTCCAGAAGGGCCAGCTGGAAATCCTGGTCGCCACCGACGTGGCCGCCCGCGGCCTGCACATCGATGGCATCAAGTACGTCTACAACTACGACCTGCCGTTCGATGCCGAAGACTACGTGCACCGCATCGGCCGTACCGCGCGCCTGGGTGAAGAAGGTGATGCGATCAGCTTCGCCTGCGAGCGCTACGCGATGGGCCTGCCGGACATCGAGGCGTACATCGAGCAGAAGATCCCGTCCGAGCCGGTCACCAAGGAACTGCTGACCGCGCTGCCGCGTCCGGAGCGTCCGGCCCCGGCGGCTGGCGAGGACGGCGAGGAGAACGAAAGCGTCGGCCAGATCTTCCGTGAAGCGCGCGAAGCCCGCGCCGCCGAGGAAGAACGCCGTGGCGGTGGTCGCAGTGGCAGCCGCTCCGGCAGTGGCCGTGGCGAGCGTCGCGACGGTGAGCGCAGCGGCGAGCGCCGTCCGCGTGGCCCGCGCAAGCCGCGCGTGGAAGGCGAGCAGGCAGCCGCTACCCCGGTCGAAGGGGCCGAGGCCGCCGTGGCCCAGGCGCCGCGCCCGCCGCGCCCGCCGCGTGCCGAAGGCGCACCGGAAGGTGCCGTGGACGGCGAGCGCAAGCCGCGCAAGCGCCGTCGTCGTCGCCACGGCCGTCCGGTCGAAGGTGCCGAGGGCGCGCAGGCCAATGCCGGCAACGGCACCAGCCCGGTCACCCCGGTGCAGGTGGTGGCCACCCCGGTCCGCACGGCGGCCACCAGCGGCGATTCCTTCCTGACCCGCATCGGCCGCAAGATCCGCCGGATGCTGTCGGGCAACTGA